A window of Fundidesulfovibrio putealis DSM 16056 genomic DNA:
CGCCTGGGCAAGGACGAACCCACCCAGGAACTCTGGGGCCTCACCGGGCTGCTGCACGACCTGGACTACCCCAAGACCAAGGACCAGCCCGAACGCCACGGCCTGGTAAGCCGCGAACTGCTGGCCGGGAAGCTCCCCGACGACGCCCTGCACGCCATCGCCGCCCACAACAGCGAAATGACCGGCGTCGCGCCCGAATCAGAGCTGGACTACGCCCTGCGCTGCGCCGAGTCCGTCACCGGCATCATCCAGGCGGCAGTGCTCATGCGCCCCACCGGCTTCGAAGGGCTGGAGATCAAAAGCATCAAGAAGAAGATGAAAGACAAGGCCTTCGCCCGCAGCGTCCGGCGCGAGAACATACACGAGTGCGCCCAGGCCGGGCTGGAGCTGGACGAGTTCCTGAAACTCTCCATCGAGGCCATGGCTGGCGTGAAAGAGTAAGAGGGGGAGGGGATGCCTCCGGCGGCCAGAGAGGGCTCCGCCCCTTCTGGACTCTCCCGCCAGGGGGATGATCCCCCTGGACCCTCGGTTAGCTACGCGGGAATTATCGTTTGGCTTGGGCAGGGCGGAGGGAGAAGCGCGGCAGGACGATCACGGCGAGGCCAGCCAGGATGAGGGCCATCCCGAGCAGGCGCATGGGGCCGAAGGTCTCGCCCATGACCAGATAGGCGCTGACGGTGCCGAACACCGGAATCAGCAGCGAGAACGGAGCCACCATGCTGGCCGGATAGGTCTTCAGGAGCTTGCCCCAACCGCCGTAGCCGATGAATGTGGCGAACACCGTCAGATACACCACCGACCCAACGCCCATCCAGTTCATGTGGGTCATGGCCTGCACGATCCGCTCCTGCCCCTCGAACAGGTAGGACATGCCAAGCAGCGGCAGCGGCGGGATGATGGAGAGCCACGCGATGAGCGGCAGCATGTCCGTCTTGCCCGCGCCGCGCATGATGATGTTCCCGATGGCCCAGAAGAACGACGCCGCCATCACCAGCGAGAACCCCAGCACGGTCACGCCGCCGGACCCTGCCGTGAGCGAGAGGAACGTAAGCCCGGCCAGGGCCACGCAGGTTCCCGTCATCTGCCGCGAGGTCGGGGTCTCGCCCAGCACGGCGGCCGCAAGCACCACGGTGAAGAACGCCTGGGATTGCAGCACCACCGAGGCCAGCCCCGGCGGCATGCCCCAGGCCATGCCCAAAAACAGCAGGCTGAACTGCCCCACGAACCAGGCCAGGCCCAGCGCAATCATGCGGCCCCAGGAGATGTTCGGGCGCGGCAGGAAAAACACCGGCAGCGCGGCCAGCACGAAGCGAAGCGCCGCCAACAGCAGCGGCGGGAACGAGTCCAGGCCGATGCGGATGACCACGAAGTTGCAGCCCCAGAGCGCGGCGACGACAAGCGCCAGAAGTATATGCTTGGGTTTCACGGCAATTATCCTGTTTGTTGAGGGGAAGACGCCTCCGGCCGGCAAAGAGGGCTCCGCCCGTGCCAGCCATACTGGGACTCCGTCCCAGACCCTGGCAGGGCGCTGCCCTGCACCCGCCAGGGGGATGATCCCCCTGGACCCTCGGTTAGCTTCGCGTAATAACCTGTTACGCTTCAAAAATCTTGTTCTAAAGCCCAGAAACGCGCAAAGCCGCGTTTCTGGGCTTCCTAATTCTTGAAATCATCGTGCCCGGCTACGGCTGTGGGTGGGTGCTGTCACGGTCGGGTTCTGGCGGGCGGGCGACGAATCGTCTTCAAATCGGT
This region includes:
- a CDS encoding HD domain-containing protein, whose translation is MNARDALALVNSQEPEKHMVLHALQSQAILRAMAARLGKDEPTQELWGLTGLLHDLDYPKTKDQPERHGLVSRELLAGKLPDDALHAIAAHNSEMTGVAPESELDYALRCAESVTGIIQAAVLMRPTGFEGLEIKSIKKKMKDKAFARSVRRENIHECAQAGLELDEFLKLSIEAMAGVKE
- a CDS encoding EamA family transporter, with the translated sequence MKPKHILLALVVAALWGCNFVVIRIGLDSFPPLLLAALRFVLAALPVFFLPRPNISWGRMIALGLAWFVGQFSLLFLGMAWGMPPGLASVVLQSQAFFTVVLAAAVLGETPTSRQMTGTCVALAGLTFLSLTAGSGGVTVLGFSLVMAASFFWAIGNIIMRGAGKTDMLPLIAWLSIIPPLPLLGMSYLFEGQERIVQAMTHMNWMGVGSVVYLTVFATFIGYGGWGKLLKTYPASMVAPFSLLIPVFGTVSAYLVMGETFGPMRLLGMALILAGLAVIVLPRFSLRPAQAKR